The Caenorhabditis elegans chromosome II genome has a segment encoding these proteins:
- the F43E2.11 gene encoding Peptidylprolyl isomerase (Confirmed by transcript evidence), which yields MTSVHPITVVRELIQFGYEPFPTTCGRKYIFFGEEMAILPNILSYMKQLSKAKKFSTLFKGLDSAICVHIIGGTVDGYMWKFFGQVMGDINTDVRKKQTLCTSLKFTLRSGLGG from the exons ATGACATCAGTACATCCGATTACTGTAGTTCGTGAACTTATACAGTTTGGATACGAGCCTTTCCCAACAACTTGTGGCcggaaatatatattttttggagaagaaaTGGCAATTCTTCCGAACATCTTAAGTTACA TGAAACAACTCTCCAaggcaaaaaagttttcaactctATTTAAAGGTCTTGATTCTGCCATCTGTGTGCATATTATAGGTGGAACAGTTGATGGATACATGTGGAAG ttttttggacAAGTTATGGGCGATATAAACACAGATGTACGAAAGAAGCAGACATTATGCACTTCACTAAAATTCACATTACGGTCAGGGTTGGGCGGCTAA
- the mtch-1 gene encoding Mitochondrial carrier (Confirmed by transcript evidence), translating to MAEGNQQDAFLGLAPEEEKFAKSLIAKLALSSLSLPLTVTRTLIQLGHEPFPLSTGKTLVIAGRNAYFLPNFFSYMKQLGTTRGYITLWTGIDSAIAALAVQGIASHRTQQYIDEYYPNIGGPLLNQDKEEDELTDAESFRRVIRNGFRDSVIRVVAVTAARPFAVCFARQVAQVIGNETKYTTCAQALAVIGKQEGPGGLFSGLAPQIVGELLVIWGVHLITHGIQRAILRIEFGDTKNKDETKAKAAKDVHKFIHTAVPFLVNSFGYPYSVVSTVMAVAGSGLAVSFLPYSPSFNNWHGAWDYLRPIGLKRGNRLFLREQVGAVTVGVDQQLYASNSYFA from the exons ATGGCTGAAGGAAATCAACAAGACGCTTTCCTTGGGCTTGCTCCAGAAGA GGAGAAATTCGCCAAGAGTCTTATTGCCAAGCTCGCTTTGAGCTCGTTGTCGCTTCCTTTGACCGTGACACGTACCCTTATCCAGCTTGGTCATGAACCGTTCCCATTGTCTACAGGAAAGACTCTCGTCATTGCAGGAAGAAATGCGTATTTCCTTCCTAACTTCTTCAGCTATA TGAAGCAATTGGGAACTACTCGTGGATATATCACCCTTTGGACTGGAATCGACTCTGCTATCGCTGCTTTGGCTGTTCAGGGTATTGCTTCTCACCGCACTCAGCAG TACATCGACGAGTACTACCCCAATATTGGAGGACCTCTTTTAAATCAAGATAAAGAAGAGGATGAACTCACCGATGCTGAATCATTCCGAAGAGTTATTCGTAACGGATTCCGCGATTCTGTCATTCGTGTTGTTGCTGTTACTGCTGCACGACCATTTGCTG TCTGCTTTGCTCGTCAAGTTGCTCAAGTTATTGGCAATGAAACTAAATACACTACCTGCGCCCAGGCTCTGGCCGTCATCGGAAAGCAGGAAGGTCCAGGAGGACTTTTCAGCGGACTTGCTCCTCAGATCGTTGGAGAGCTTCTCGTCATTTGGGGAGTTCATCTAATTACTCACGGAATTCAAAGAGCTATTCTCCGCATTGAATTTGGAGACACAAAGAATAAGGACGAAACGAAAGCCAAGGCTGCCAAGGATGTTCACAAGTTCATCCATACTGCTGTTCCATTCCTCGTCAACTCCTTCGGCTACCCATACAGTGTTGTATCCACTGTTATGGCTGTTGCTGGATCAG GACTAGCCGTTTCGTTCCTCCCATATTCACCATCCTTCAACAACTGGCATGGAGCATGGGACTACCTTCGCCCAATTGGTCTCAAGCGTGGAAACCGCCTGTTCCTTCGTGAACAAGTGGGAGCTGTCACTGTCGGCGTGGATCAACAACTTTACGCTAGCAACTCTTACTTTGCATAA
- the msra-1 gene encoding peptide-methionine (S)-S-oxide reductase (Partially confirmed by transcript evidence): MAYLERAYFGLQCFWGESAWAKLKGVVVTRVGYAGGKQPNPTYKNIKDHTEITEITFDPKVIEYSKLTNFFWKHHNPAERRKKQYQSAILYVNDDQKKVAEETLKVAKDKHGDIETYIEPLDKFYQAEDYHQKYWFRQKKILFDELSLLDTQVAEGELATKLNAYCAGFQDFHDLERLAKEYGLKDSFVNKVKDYALSGGDPRNCHA, translated from the exons ATGGCTTATTTGGAGCGTGCCTATTTTGGTCTTCAGTGCTTCTGGGGAGAATCTGCATGGGCGAAGCTGAAAGGAGTTGTGGTGACACGAGTTGGATATGCTGGAGGAAAACAACCAAATCCTACTTATAAGAATATCAAGGATCATACTGAAATCACAGAGATCACTTTTGATCCAAAAGTTATTGAATACTCAAAGCTCACCAACTTCTTTTGGAAGCATCACAACCCAGCTGAAAGGAGAAAGAAG caatacCAATCTGCGATTCTCTACGTAAATGACGACCAAAAGAAAGTCGCTgaagaaactttgaaagtaGCAAAGGACAAGCATGGAGACATTGAAACATATATTGAGCCATTGGACAAGTTCTATCAAGCTGAAGATTACCATCAAAAATATTGGTTCCGTCAAAAGAAGATTCTTTTCGATGAACTGTCTCTTCTTGATACTCAAGTTGCTGAAGGAGAACTTGCCACAAAATTGAACGCATATTGTGCTGGCTTCCAGGACTTCCACGATCTTGAGCGTCTTGCAAAAGAGTACGGATTAAAGGATTCTTTTGTCAATAAGGTGAAGGACTATGCTCTGTCAGGAGGAGATCCAAGAAACTGTCATGCTTAA
- the rpb-4 gene encoding RNA polymerase Rpb4/RPC9 core domain-containing protein (Confirmed by transcript evidence) → MSSGGGNQKSDGQVEEDAAECKFPKEFETTTCDALLTAEVYLLLEHRRQSSESKDEIEEMSEVFIKTLNYARRMSRFKNRETIRAVRAIFSEKHLHKFEVAQIANLCPENAEEAKALVPSLENKIEESELEEVLKDLQSKRTFQ, encoded by the exons atgtctTCCGGTGGAGGAAATCAAAAGTCAGATGGACAAGTCGAGGAAGATGCCGCTGAATGCAAATTTCCGAAAg aattcgaaACAACAACATGCGACGCTCTTCTGACCGCTGAGGTTTACTTGCTTCTGGAGCATCGTCGTCAATCGAGTGAAAGCAAAGACGAAATTGAAGAGATGAGCGAG GTCTTCATCAAAACTCTCAACTACGCTCGCCGCATGTCTCGATTCAAAAATCGCGAAACTATCCGTGCAGTTCGAGCGATTTTCTCCGAGAAGCATCTTCACAAATTCGAAGTTGCGCAGATTGCCAATCTCTGCCCTGAAAATGCCGAAGAAGCCAAAGCACTAGTTCCTtctttggaaaacaaaatcgaGGAGTCTGAACTAGAGGAAGTTCTCAAGGATCTGCAATCCAAAAGAACATTCCAATAA
- the F43E2.6 gene encoding Ovule protein (Confirmed by transcript evidence): MGKTKAEIQKEERDNRYNRRHAERESAQAEQENVSNHDINQVGDETDRSNEIDENCEDISETSANGSNDTNAMQQNVAQAKTVSDHKMDNFMPIPLSKHQKISK; the protein is encoded by the exons ATGGGCAAGACCAAAGCGGAGATTCAAAAAGAGGAACGAGACAACCGATACAACCGAAGACACGCTGAAAGAGAAAGCGCTCAGGCAGAGCAAGAAAATGTGAGTAATCACGATATTAATCAA GTAGGCGACGAGACTGATCGCTCCAATGAAATCGATGAGAATTGTGAAGACATCTCAGAAACATCGGCAAATGGCAGCAATGATACTAACGCTATGCAACAAAATGTGGCTCAAGCTAAGACTGTTTCTGATCACAAAATGGACAACTTCATGCCCATCCCACtttcaaaacatcaaaaaatttcaaagtaa
- the F43E2.6 gene encoding Ovule protein (Confirmed by transcript evidence), producing the protein MGKTKAEIQKEERDNRYNRRHAERESAQAEQENVGDETDRSNEIDENCEDISETSANGSNDTNAMQQNVAQAKTVSDHKMDNFMPIPLSKHQKISK; encoded by the exons ATGGGCAAGACCAAAGCGGAGATTCAAAAAGAGGAACGAGACAACCGATACAACCGAAGACACGCTGAAAGAGAAAGCGCTCAGGCAGAGCAAGAAAAT GTAGGCGACGAGACTGATCGCTCCAATGAAATCGATGAGAATTGTGAAGACATCTCAGAAACATCGGCAAATGGCAGCAATGATACTAACGCTATGCAACAAAATGTGGCTCAAGCTAAGACTGTTTCTGATCACAAAATGGACAACTTCATGCCCATCCCACtttcaaaacatcaaaaaatttcaaagtaa
- the C07D10.5 gene encoding PAP-associated domain-containing protein (Confirmed by transcript evidence) codes for MTDKIGERLDEIIGFELSNGTKNREKITTELCSQFLESLSEEIEKNGEDVEEDEGANEQPFEDKLNLIGKIQQYLTNAKMEKEFNRRNLKCNAVLHLDSCVTVSDWEKRDVPVIASFGFPRKVPNRLLARMRSNKILGIINEELERMFPDHEVTEVDHNKAASVPYLLCTIDDVTVIIKISIKPFCSPQFLAKDVINQYASIDNRFNTLANYLHKFLKGKAVKKSDQRKIKSVVPKLCSLKMMFIHCFKHYGLLPSNSNSLEEKMASLSVTKKYSINLGTLLFLFLDYYLDVISLEKEYLEIGTGESLIKLDIGLTNKNILSISDIFDDHVPGERVNDTVMLKKIFKAMYLAVLKYLNNRTGILLNDLKTIPFRPKHIQL; via the exons atGACCGATAAAATAGGAGAACGATTGGATGAGATCATCGGTTTCGAGCTCAGCAATGGTACTAAAAATCGTGAGAAAATCACCACCGAACtatgttcacaatttttggagtCATTGAgtgaagaaattgagaaaaatggtgAAGATGTGGAAGAAGACGAAGGAGCCAATGAACAGCCATTTGAggataaattgaatttaattggGAAAATCCAACAATATTTGACCAATGCAAAGATGGAGAAAGAA TTCAACAGACGCAATTTGAAATGCAATGCTGTTCTTCATTTGGACAGTTGTGTTACAGTATCCGATTGGGAGAAGAGAGATGTACCAGTTATTGCGTCTTTTGGGTTTCCTAGAAAAGTTCCAAATAGACTCCTGGCTCGGATGAGAAGCAACAAAATTCTGGGAATAATCAATGAAGAACTTGAGAGGATGTTTCCAGATCATGAGGTTACAGAAGTAGATCACAATAAGGCCGCAAGTGTACCCTACCTTCTTTGTACTATTGATGACGTCACTGTCATCATCAAGATTTCAATTAAACCGTTCTGTAGTCCAcagtttttggcaaaagaTGTAATCAATCAATATGCAAGCATAGATAATCGATTTAATACTCTCGCCAACTAtcttcacaaatttttaaaaggaaaagcAGTGAAAAAAAGCGatcagagaaaaattaaatccgTGGTTCCAAAGCTATGCTCATTGAAAATGATGTTCATTCATTGTTTCAAGCATTATGGGCTTCTTccatcaaattcaaattcattgGAAG aaaagatgGCATCTCTGAGTGTAACTAAAAAATACTCGATCAATCTTGGGACTCTCCTCTTCCTTTTCCTTGACTACTATCTGGATGTTATTTCCCTTGAAAAAGAGTATTTGGAAATTGGAACTGGAGAATCTCTTATTAAACTTGACATTGGACTGACCAACAAGAACATTTTATCAATTAGTGACATCTTTGACGATCATGTTCCAGGAGAAAGAGTCAACGATACTGTTatgttgaagaaaattttcaa agCAATGTATTTGGCTGTCCTGAAGTATCTCAACAATCGAACCGGAATTCTTCTGAACGACTTGAAAACAATCCCATTCCGTCCAAAGCATATTCAATTGTAA
- the C07D10.6 gene encoding Ovule protein (Partially confirmed by transcript evidence) has protein sequence MNSFVNQSIRIHPLAIYLLPCLTFTPESAHLELVELFLIKEHFHHYLNMKLIVLFLIRFFSVEHLISLP, from the exons ATGAATTCATTCGTCAATCAAAGTATAAGAATACATCCCTTGGCAATTTATTTGTTGCCATGCTTGACTTTTACACCAGAATCTGCCCATTTGGAACTGGTAGAATTATTCTTGATAAAGGAACATTTCCACCACTACTTGAACATGA aactgATTGTCTTGTTTTTGATTCGATTCTTCTCCGTCGAACATCTGATAAGTTTGCCCTAA
- the sre-3 gene encoding Serpentine Receptor, class E (Epsilon) (Confirmed by transcript evidence), protein MHYLIYYSSTQSKLDDTWIYYQVLTYFEFACICLSYPMVIFLGYQLFQHRVFHNNLQNLVKAAVVEYLVQLTARSIQIFLIFNSAEDGLVFYYASLARCTCYFFVSFSLPCFVFERCCASYFLSDYEKRSRYYIGIFLLSASAGSGFILSYLYHKSESTLIYHTIALVFNMTFSIILVIVEKYNYKRLRESSNLRKSKREYSLAERFQISENIRVCELMKTIINVVSIFNLLSTVSASLDNFNFSQTFLNVAATLFNFCVLIYGTLVFSLFYYLIPQFRSALKDVFMKMKILNAVASFPDLRKEKPMKVAVEETNTYFTQLQQQWT, encoded by the exons ATGCATTACTTGATATACTACAGTTCCACTCAATCAAAACTTGATGATACTTGGATTTACTACCAAGTTTTGACTTATTTTGAATTTGCGTGCATATGTTTAAG ctaCCCTATGGTAATCTTCCTTGGCtatcaactttttcaacatcgagtttttcataataatcTGCAAAATTTAGTAAAGGCAGCAGTTGTAGAGTACTTGGTACAATTGACAGCTAGaagtattcaaatttttttgattttcaattcagcAGAGGATGGTTTAG tgttctaCTACGCATCATTAGCAAGATGTACTTGTTATTTCtttg TATCATTCTCGTTgccttgttttgtttttgaacgaTGCTGTGCTTCATACTTCCTCTCAGATTATGAGAAACGGAGTCGATATTACATTGGCATATTTCTGCTTTCAGCATCTGCTGGAAGTGGTTTCATCCTTTCTTATCTATACCATAAGT ctgaaagtACGTTGATATATCATACAATTGCACTCGTATTTAATATGACATTCTCAATAATACTAGTTATTGTGGAAAAATACAACTATAAACGACTTCGGGAGAGTTCGAATCTAAGGAAAAGCAAACGAGAATACTCATTGGCagaaagatttcaaatttctgaaaatattagagTTTGTGag CTTATGAAAACTATTATTAATGTTGTTTCAATATTCAATCTTTTATCAACAGTTTCTGCATCATTGGACAATTTCAACTTCTCACAAACTTTCTTGAATGTGGCTGCTACGTTATTCAACTTCTGTGTTCTAAT atacggAACATTGgtgttttctttattttattacCTAATACCACAGTTTCGATCGGCTCTCAAAGATGTTTTCATGAAA atgaaaattctCAATGCAGTAGCATCGTTTCCAGATCTacgaaaagaaaaaccaatGAAAGTAGCAGTTGAAGAAACTAACACTTACTTCACACAACTTCAGCAACAATGGACTTAA
- the F43E2.1 gene encoding Poly(A) RNA polymerase mitochondrial-like central palm domain-containing protein (Confirmed by transcript evidence), producing the protein MVQKLSRPSPDFLKGLKSILQGDHPSLKQLEQDINIFYMNQRQSQSMLEERKLYVALVRKYLKSEGVTKQLASQGIKLRGLSVFGSFPTHCASKDSDLDLCVCATATGNKKQLPVIILQAIFRDMMYSKEGQNIFGENVVSGISFVQTAKVPIIRFKINDVPVDLSATFDDNPRTSLAAKYINAYCQLDDRFKILVMFLKKWMKSEGRAEDHLRIYPNSYSIILLLIHVLQWYDILPNLHQTHSDLFHRGNFKLSDLAELRHEFKFPLDENTISMHRKRPSNDLTVVQLLYLFACQYSNHVVLLNYRFNMRNGEIEALSQKDQDYQITILDAYDVRNPGRSARNALDLVKTLEALKSLLVQPHEGMFKTVMEITRNRTYERVVPPPQVLYQDYDMQFGADPYNMPLVGSVEYQQWLEQVAMHHQIQMMQGQMMQQQIVFTAPEMYYYSQQQQQPHPIFGIQQSSQFF; encoded by the exons ATGGTGCAGAAATTGAGCAGACCGTCTCCAGATTTTCTCAAAGGCCTTAAGAGCATt ttgcaAGGCGATCATCCTTCTCTCAAGCAGCTCGAACAagatataaatatattttatatgAATCAAAGACAG agccaaTCAATGTTGGAGGAACGAAAGCTTTATGTGGCGTTGGTTCGAAAATACCTGAAATCCGAAGGAGTTACCAAACAACTCGCTTCGCAAGGAATCAAATTGCGTGGACTTAGCGTTTTTGGAAGTTTCCCGACGCACTGTGCCTCGAAAGACAGCGATCTTgatctgtgtgtgtgtgcgacGGCAAcaggaaataaaaaaca ACTGCCGGTAATCATTCTTCAAGCCATTTTTCGAGACATGATGTACAGTAAGGAAGGGCAGAACATTTTTGGAGAGAATGTCGTCAGCGGAATTTCGTTTGTGCAAACGGCAAAGGTTCCGATCATCCGATTCAAAATCAACGATGTGCCAGTTGATTTGAGTGCAACATTCGATGATAATCCTCGAACAAGTCTCGCCGCAAAGTATATCAATGCTTACTGCCA ACTCGATGATCGCTTCAAAATTCTCgtgatgtttttgaaaaaatggatgaaatcAGAAGGGAGAGCTGAAGATCATTTGCGAATTTACCCCAACTC ATACTCGATTATTCTTCTGCTCATTCATGTTTTGCAATGGTATGATATTCTACCGAATCTTCACCAGACCCACAGTGATCTTTTTCATCGCGGCAATTTCAAATTGTCGGACTTGGCGGAACTACGTCACGAGTTCAAATTTCCTCTTGATGAAAACA ctaTTTCAATGCATAGAAAGAGACCATCGAATGATCTCACTGTTGTTCAGCTTCTCTACCTTTTCGCTTGTCAATACTCCAACCATGTGGTATTGCTGAATTATCGATTCAATATGCGAAATGGTGAAATTGAAGCTCTATCTCAAAA GGATCAAGACTATCAGATCACTATTCTCGACGCCTACGATGTGCGAAATCCAGGAAGAAGTGCGCGGAATGCTTTGGATCTTGTGAAAACTCTCGA AGCATTGAAAAGCTTGTTGGTGCAGCCCCATGAAGGAATGTTCAAAACTGTCATGGAAATCACAAGGAATAGAACGTATGAGAGAGTAGTACCGCCTCCACAAGTTCTCTATCAGGA ctatgACATGCAGTTTGGTGCTGATCCATACAATATGCCATTGGTCGGGTCTGTCGAGTATCAGCAATGGCTAGAACAGGTGGCAATGCATCATCAGATTCAAATGATGCAAGGACAAATGATGCAGCAGCAAATCGTCTTCACAGC ACCGGAGATGTATTACTActcacaacaacaacaacaaccacACCCGATCTTCGGGATTCAACAATCTTCCCAATTCTTCTGA